The DNA sequence TTATTCAGACCCTATATATGCAAGAATTAATGTACGCAGTGATGATTTCATCCTCTCTACACGCTTTCCATGGAAGCTTCCAACTCGCGCTGCAGTAGAAATGAACAATTAAAAGAATGAGAGAAACTTGAATTTTTATCGTTACTGTATAAATCACATATGAGATGAATTCAAAAATGAGATTACTATTTTTGCTTATCATTCACTGGCAATTGTGCATTTCTTTATGATCGATTTTATGAGAGACTTGTGTTCATGAGTCATTCCGTCCGTGACCCATCGATGTGGAAGACAACCTTGGGTGATCTCACATTTCTTACGGTGCGGGGtctatgaatttttttattttatttttccccTTTGTGTGGCATTTCACTCAGAGAGTTGAAGGAAGATTGTGTAATAAGCTGTTCAGAAGGTGATTCTTACAATCATTGTGGAAAATGTAATCGAGATAACATGGTAAGTtttactctattttttttacatatatattttttttaataaaaggcGGTGCAGCTGCCTCGCATGAAATTATCAAATACAACGGGGGGACATTGAGCTAAAACCCTTGATTACAATACGCGAATATGTTGAAATACTATTatgagtctctactaaacaattgtattcaattaggcaccaactagcaaagagcggtttactggcgactctatttgctttgacacagcaatcacacaacagaaagataactcgatctgTAACTCGATTACAGCATATCATAATTTCTATACACACAGCTTTCTCCATCACGTTGCCATTGAAAAATACACCcagtgacacttagtttcaccctTCCACTAAgaggcagcgaccatttgaccaagaAAGGAACTCGCCTCCTACTTAGAGCAGACGCGTAACTACCACCAATAAAGGAACTCTAATATCTTAAAGATTGACCGGAAATGATAGTTTAATAAGGAAGACATACCTATTTCATTAAGGGAACAATTATCCCTAACAGGACATAGTTTAGGAAAGCTCTTTGCATATTCAATATAGAATTAGGAATCTTTATAGGAGGTTCTTAAATTCTTGTatgcctatataaagggactcgAGCCTTGCTCTATCTTATACAGATTTAATATCTCACAATGTGATTGCATTCAGAAGATTAAttaaaggggaaatgatcatttacccgattttaggctaaaaattgcccacttgctccaccaactgttttttaaccccatttacccaaaacactctaagggattatttcccctttacccaattaattcttttttctttttttttgagacttttttgccctctccttctttctcacttagagagagaagtcaccttccaccttgctgtgctccggtgaccagaggccggcgcggtctccggcgacaggtgaccggactccggcgaacggtaaccggattccggcgaccgatgaccggaatccggctattattgccccccagtaatcatattactgcccccagtaatcatattattgccttccaaaaatcatattattgtcgtccagtgaattgtatgaactcccaaaaccaaaatgaatacactacaggcacaattgatcaatttataatcatattactgccccccagtaatcatattattgccccccaatacaaagtccaacgtctctactgccccccaatagaccaccaaaaatgcaccattttgtaagattcacagataatttgactttaatacacagaaaacaacaggtaatttatcaaaacaccacactatagtgatccctgtccctcgtatcaaagtctactggtggccaataatgtgtctactgccccccagtagaccatcaaacaaaccccacagttacattgcaatgtcAGATTACTCACATTGTTGAACAGATAGTAGATCATTGGCCTCCaatccaatagacattcaaaaaaaaatgctgttccttgccaaaaaaagaactgaacaacaattcttaaaaaaaaaaaaataacgcaGCAACCAGAGTAATGTCACTCCTCCGGCGACTCCAGCATCGATTTGCTAAGGGCACCCAGTCGCTTGGGCACCCAACTCATCCAAGACAGCCCACTACCCCCACGTCCACCACCTGCTGCTGCACCGAGCACTGACACAGCAGCCCATCCCCGCGCGGCCCCTGCAAACCCAGCAACGCACGACAGCTCCACTACCATACCGGATCACCCACGTCTCCGGATCCACACCGACGCCGTCGAACAGACCCAGTCGCCGAGTTCTTAGGCGCCGGAATAGCTGATAAGAACGACATCACCGACAAAGGCAGCGCCGGTGAGACCTCTGAAGCTTTTCGTTGCCGcctctcttcttcatcatcgtTGTCGTCTTCGTCCAGAAGGGAGCAGCGATTTCCTGCATCACGGAGATCTCCATGACGCCGAGATCTCCATCCCCAATCGACCGCCTTATCGATCAACGTCCATTCGTCGTCCGGCGCAGATGGTGGTGAACTCACATCTTCGAGACCGATGGTGGTTGGTGGACTCGGCATCTTCGTGGCTTGTAGTGGTCGTTGAGTCGGCTTGGTAggggaaggaagagagagagagagagtctgggagGAGAAGGGGAGTCTGAGAGGATAGAGTTTAATAGGGGGCAATACTGTCACTAtaggttagattgggtaaatggggttaataaactcttggtggagtaagtgggcaatgttcatgctgaaattgggtaagtggtcacagccccttaATTAAATGCCAACTTGATTCTAGAAGAGCCGCCGATTCCAACTGCCGTCCATGTAAGAGCCATACTAGATCTGACCAACTGTCCATCATACCTCCTATACGTTCATGACAATCCATCATTGTCTCAATAGAGTATTTCAAATGCCATATTTTGCCCTCTTCCCTGTCATTTAGAAAAATTGAgtcactattttttttattttttggtaagATGGAGGcctaaaaaaactcaaaaacaagaaCACTAGCTTAAGCATTACAAACTCAAAtcactatttatttttttatttttaaatttctgaatgataactattttctttcttctcaaataataataataataaaaaaaaactattttcttaaaattataaacatttcttcttctttcagtGTAGAACCTCACAACCGCCGGTTCCTTTTCCTTGCTCTTCGTTCCAAGGCGTCACTCTGTCAGCTCCTCTATATAGCCGGACCACTCTTTGCCGCCGCATCTTCAGCCGCCGCCGTCAGCCGTAAGTTTCTCTCTTCCACCTGAAATTCAACTCGCCGCTGTGAAAAGCAATTCAACTTGTTAAAGACGATTCCTTTACTTGCTGCTTTGGATTTCTTGctcataatttcagagattctACTTCCAAAACCCTAGCGAAAAGCAATGGAAGACGGTAAAATCGCAAGCGTGCACTCCACAGTGTTCAAAGAATCAGAGAATTTGCAAGGCAAATGCAGCGAAATCAAAGGCTACGATTTCAACGAGGGACTCGATTACTCTCGTCTCTTCGGTTCGATGATCACTACTGGTTTCCAAGCCACCAATCTCGGAGAAGCCATCGAAGTCGTCAACCAAATGGTAAAATTTTCTCTCCCCGAAATGCCCCTGTCAATTTGATTGTTTTACGGTAATGTCGTTGTGATTGGACTGGTGGGACTGTGTAGCTAGATTGGAGGCTGGCAGATGAGGCTGTAGCTGAGGATTGCGGTGAGGAGGAGAGGGATGGGAAGTTTAGGGAGTCTGTCAAGTGTAAAGTGTTTTTGGGGTTCACTTCGAATTTGGTTTCGTCTGGGCTTAGAGATGTGTTTAGGTACTTGGTGGAGCACCATGCGGTGGATGTGGTGGTCACAACTGCTGGTGGCATTGAGGAGGATCTTATCAAATGCCTTGCGCCGACTTATAAGGGTGATTTCGCTCTAGCAGGGGCGTATTTGAGGTCCAAGGGATTGAATCGTATCGGTAATTTACTGGTTCCTAATGATAACTATTGCAAATTTGAGGATTGGATCTTACCGATTTTCGATCAGATGTTGAAGGAACAGAATGAACAGGCATGTGCCcttgtctttttatttttttaaatgtgGTTTTTGTTGGGGGGTTTAGTGGTTTTGGGTTGTGATTGAATGTTTTTGTTTTAGCAGAATGTGCTGTGGACGCCATCTAAATTGATTGCACGCTTGGGGAAGGAAATAAATGATGAAAGATCGTATCTTTACTGGGCATACAAGGCAAGTTTCAACCAATTCAACCACTTTATCTTTAGCTCTATACACTGGTATTGTTTGATTGGCTTAAAGTCTAAATCTGCTTGGATAATCACATTCATAGACGCATAGTTTTGTGGCATTGTAATCAGATGAGTTGTTTGAATGGCAATGGTTATATTGCGGCCAGTCCACTGGTTTCAGTTGTAAGGGCTTCATCTCACCGTTATAGGGGTTGTCTGTGCAGTAAGAActgattatttttcttttggatgTGTTCCAGAACAATGTCCCAGTTTACTGTCCATCCATAACAGATGGCTCATTGGGAGACATGTTGTACTTCCATTCTTTCCGCAGCCCAGGTCTGGTTGTTGACATAGTGCAAGGTATGTTGCTTGTCACATTGTTTCTCCAGCTGATAGTTAGTAGCTTGAGAAACTCAACTCACAAAACAGCTTGCCCTTTGAACAGATATTAGGGCCATGAATGGTGAAGCTGTTCGTGCAGGTCTGAGGAAGACTGGAATGATCATCCTCGGAGGAGGCCTGCCCAAACATCACATTTGCAATGCTAATATGATGCGCAATGGTGCTGATTATGCTGTGTTTATTAACACTGCACAGGAGTATGATGGTAGTGATTCTGGAGCTCGTCCTGATGAGGCTGTCTCCTGGGGGAAAATACGGGGTTCTGCCAAAACTGTTAAGGTGTGTTTAGTTTTAGCCATGTCCTAGGTTTGCACATTGCCTTTTAGCTTTGGTTGCTTGCTTCATAATAATACATATTCACCCACCCTTCAATTCTTTTTACCCTATACCTTGCATGCTTGAGTCTTATCATCGTCTATTCTGATttattttccttcctttttcttGGTTGAACCAGGTGCACTGTGATGCAACAATTGTTTTCCCTTTTCTGGTTGCTGAGACATTTGCAAAGAAAGTTAGCAAGACTACGACCTAGAATTTCATGAAGATTGGTTTAGAATATACTGTTATAGTAGGTCATGGTAAACCTGTTAACTGGCTGATGATTGCCATTTTGAGGTTGTATGTTGTTTGCAAGATAGGGTTAGGCATACCGCATTGCATGATTATTATTAGAATCAACACATTTTCCCCCATATGTTGTTAGTAAGTGCCTTGGTTTTGGTATGTCCTTAGAGGCTGAGATGACAAACTGGGGGCAATTACTTTCATTTGTAACGAATTTGTTCCATTTCATGTTCCAAATCCTACATGAATGAGAAGCTGATTTACTTCTAGCTATCTTGCTTAAATTCCCAGGTttttattcaaattattctgCCATTAAGGTGATTCTCAGAGGACCAGTTCTTCAATTAGGGACAAGGCTAACCTTTTCTGTACCAATTTGTGTTTAATAACCTTTGCTCAAAAAAGCAGCAATCACACCAGCAATATATTATTTCATTAAAATTTTGGCTTCAGACAACTTAAAACTCAAAGCATGTGAAATGTTACATCAATCTCCACAATTAGGTTTTCACTTTCAGGAAGCAATCACACCAGCAATATATTATTTCATTAAAATTTTGGCTTCAGACAACTTAAAACTCAAAGCATGTGAAATGTTACATCAATCTCCACAATTAGGTTTTCACTTTCAGGAAGAAATCAGTATAGTCGCCTACAAACTGTGATCCCATCACCCAAAGAAGCATGCGAAGTTTGGACACGAGTATCAGCAGCAAGTAACTTGTTGAGCTCTATAGTATACTGTCTGCCTGGTTTCATGTGTTCTGGAGTCGACTCAATAGGCATTACAACTGACCCTCCCCAAAGAGTGTTATCATACACAGCTATACCTCCCACCTTCAGCAGCTTCATTAGTCTCTCATGGTAATGCCAATAGTTAACCTTGTCCGCATCGACAAAAGCAAAGTCAAAACTTCCTTCATTTTCATGCTGCAAGCCATCCACAAACCATGAGAAAGACAATGTCACAATCATGGTTTTTGCAGTTTAACCATTCGGAGTTTTAAAAAAATTCGTGATACTTACTTGTTCCAATAGCTTATCAAGAACTGGCAGCGCCTCAGATTCAATGAGGTCAATTTTGTGCTCAACACCAGCTTTCTTTATGATTGGAAATCCTATTTGATCATATGGCTCACGGTTTACATCTATGGCTACAACCTGCAATAAGGTTTTCTTTTTAGCTTAGCATTATAGGATGCCTCAGGTACTAATTAAATAGTAACAGACCTTGCCATCCTCAGGAATTGCAAGAGCAGTGAGGAGAAGAGAGTATCCAGTAAAAACTCCAACTTCAATCGTCTTCTTTGCATCTACTAGCCCCAACAGCATGGTCATCAACTGGCCTGCATCTGGTGCAGTAGCCATCTCAGCCCTGAAACATACCAAGCTAGTAATCTTCCTCGATACAATTTGATCAAGTGATGCTCAAGAGTTGCCAATATGGTATCAAGAGTCTTGATGAATTCGAGATGCGGGTTACCTAGCTAGGCTATCATTTAGTTACAACAGTATCAGCTCTTTGTACCATAGCTATTTAGCTCATTGGTGGCGAAAAATGTAATCAGGTAATGTGTAACAACACTGTAATCAAAATGATAAGCGCGGTGATTACCTGGGGTGGCTGGCAGTGGCATCCCTAAGCTCCTTGAGATGCTCCGGTTCACGCGGATACACACTAGTCTCCAAGATATACTGTCACATTAAACAACAATGTTAATGggaacaatataaacaaaaatatcaTAGCAAAAATTGAGAGTATGAGACACTGTACCTGATACAATTCATCATTCTGCAATAGTCCCTTTGATACCTTTTCCGTGTTGTGCTCCATTTCTCTCAGACAATATTCACAATAAAATTCTGATAATCTGCGAAACAGATATTAGCGGTTAATTCAAAACAACATCATCATTGCAAGTGAACTTCAAGGTCAAAAACTCATTGGAATGAAGAACAGACTCCTAAACAATAATAACCAACTATAACCTGTATAATTCAATGAACAGAGAAAATAAGACTACTACATATAACTCATTTTGATCCCGGCCAACTCTCTCACTTTCCGTACTACGAATTAATCAGAAAGTTACAATCTTgggttaaaaaaaagaaaaagaaaaagaaattgcagTCTGATTCTTCATCCAAATATGCAGCTTCATCATCAATCAGAATTCAGAAGTAATGGATTCGATTATGgcagtgagagagagaatgtaCCAGTTGGAAGAAGATGCTTGAATGGGATCGCAGAGAGTCAACGTCACATCTATACGTTTTCGACGAGTCGAAGATTCTTTGGGCACCAACCACAACTGACACATTTTTCACTGTCGTACAACACCTCCTTGTTGGTATCAGTGTACGACTTTCCTTTCACTGCCGTGCACGGTACTCATTTGGTCATATTTATGACTTGTCTAAGCTGGTGTTTAAAATTTAAGCAAAATTTAAGGTCATTTTTTATGCATCTTCCATAAATCACAGCAATGGTGTACTACATTACGTACAACTTCACGATCAGAAAAGTTACAGTTTTATTTCTAGGTAAACGTAAGGCTGTCAATGGGTTGTGTTGGCTCAAGGTATTTGTCATGTCGcaagatataaacccaaacctaacccatttaataatcgtgtcaaaaatttaaactcaaacccaacctatttattaaacgggttacccgtttccaacccacttaactcatttaataaatatGTCGTATTTTGTTAGataaaatgacttatttaaGCATTAAAAATGGAACCcatttaacttaaaaaaatatataaattgattaaattcactaaaaactccaaaagacgaaaaatataaataattatatataatttataaataattaaatccaataattaaaaagtgaaatattttaaattgtctaatcttatgatcaaatacttCAAACGTCCAAAgtttcaagaagaaacatagcacaattgggttatacgggttcacttcgtgttggcgggttgacccgtggctgacccatttattaaatgggtcatggcgggttgacccaccaccgacccgctttttaatcgtgcgggttcaacccgctttatttcgtgcgggtttcgagtcatattatcgggtcgtgtcggaattgacagccctaggtaAAAGTCATTACGCCATTAAGGTGATTGTTAGAGGATCAAGTCTGTATCAGGAACATGCATGCCTAAACTTTTCTGTACCAATTTGTGTTTAATAACCTTTTCTCAAATAAAGCAGCAATCACACCagcaatatatatttatttcattaaaatttTGGCTTCAGAAAAACTTGAAAATCGAAAGCATgtgaaaatagtcaaaatactACATCAAGCTTTACATGTAGGTTTTCGATCACTTTCAGGAAGAAATCAGTACAGTCGCCTACAAACTGTGATCCCATCACCCAAAGCAGCATGCGAAATTTGGACACGAGTATCAGCAGCGAGCAACTTATTGAGCTCCATAATAGACTGTCTGCTTGGTTTCTTCCATTCCGGAGTCGACTCAACAGGCATTACAACTGTCCCTCCCCAAAGAGTGTTATCATACACAGCTATACCTCCCACCTTCAGCAGTTTCATTAGTCTCTCATGGTAATTCCAGTAGTTAACCTTGTCCGCATCGACAAAAGCAAAGTCAAAACTTCCTTCATTTTCATGCTGCAATCCATCCACAAACCATGAGAAAGACAATGTCACAATCATGGTTTTTGCAGTTTAACCAGTTGGAGTTTTAAAAAATGCGTGATACTTACTTGTTCCAATAGCTTATCAAGAACTGGCACGGCCTCAGATTCAATGAGGTCAATTTTGTGCTCAACACCAGCTTTCTTTATGATTGGAAATCCTATTTGATCATATGGCTCACGATCTACATCTATGGCGACAATCTGCATGTAAGGTAAGGTATTCTTTTTTAGCTTAGCATTACAGGATATATCAGATAATAACTAGTAACAGACCTTGCCATCCTCAGGAGTTGTAAGAGCAGTGAGGAGAAGAGAGTATCCGGTAAAAACTCCTACTTCAATCGTCTTCTTTGCATCTACTAACTTCAATAGCATGGTCATTAACTGACCTGCATCTGGTGCAGTAGCCA is a window from the Rosa chinensis cultivar Old Blush chromosome 2, RchiOBHm-V2, whole genome shotgun sequence genome containing:
- the LOC112186377 gene encoding deoxyhypusine synthase isoform X2, which translates into the protein MQRNQRLRFQRGTRLLSSLRFDDHYWFPSHQSRRSHRSRQPNDWRLADEAVAEDCGEEERDGKFRESVKCKVFLGFTSNLVSSGLRDVFRYLVEHHAVDVVVTTAGGIEEDLIKCLAPTYKGDFALAGAYLRSKGLNRIGNLLVPNDNYCKFEDWILPIFDQMLKEQNEQNVLWTPSKLIARLGKEINDERSYLYWAYKNNVPVYCPSITDGSLGDMLYFHSFRSPGLVVDIVQDIRAMNGEAVRAGLRKTGMIILGGGLPKHHICNANMMRNGADYAVFINTAQEYDGSDSGARPDEAVSWGKIRGSAKTVKVHCDATIVFPFLVAETFAKKVSKTTT
- the LOC112186379 gene encoding probable caffeoyl-CoA O-methyltransferase At4g26220, which codes for MEHNTEKVSKGLLQNDELYQYILETSVYPREPEHLKELRDATASHPRAEMATAPDAGQLMTMLLGLVDAKKTIEVGVFTGYSLLLTALAIPEDGKVVAIDVNREPYDQIGFPIIKKAGVEHKIDLIESEALPVLDKLLEQHENEGSFDFAFVDADKVNYWHYHERLMKLLKVGGIAVYDNTLWGGSVVMPIESTPEHMKPGRQYTIELNKLLAADTRVQTSHASLGDGITVCRRLY
- the LOC112186377 gene encoding deoxyhypusine synthase isoform X1 translates to MEDGKIASVHSTVFKESENLQGKCSEIKGYDFNEGLDYSRLFGSMITTGFQATNLGEAIEVVNQMLDWRLADEAVAEDCGEEERDGKFRESVKCKVFLGFTSNLVSSGLRDVFRYLVEHHAVDVVVTTAGGIEEDLIKCLAPTYKGDFALAGAYLRSKGLNRIGNLLVPNDNYCKFEDWILPIFDQMLKEQNEQNVLWTPSKLIARLGKEINDERSYLYWAYKNNVPVYCPSITDGSLGDMLYFHSFRSPGLVVDIVQDIRAMNGEAVRAGLRKTGMIILGGGLPKHHICNANMMRNGADYAVFINTAQEYDGSDSGARPDEAVSWGKIRGSAKTVKVHCDATIVFPFLVAETFAKKVSKTTT
- the LOC112186378 gene encoding probable caffeoyl-CoA O-methyltransferase At4g26220, coding for MEQNKKKVSKGLLQSDDLYQYILETSVYPREPELLKELREATASHPEAGMATAPDAGQLMTMLLKLVDAKKTIEVGVFTGYSLLLTALTTPEDGKIVAIDVDREPYDQIGFPIIKKAGVEHKIDLIESEAVPVLDKLLEQHENEGSFDFAFVDADKVNYWNYHERLMKLLKVGGIAVYDNTLWGGTVVMPVESTPEWKKPSRQSIMELNKLLAADTRVQISHAALGDGITVCRRLY